A region of Catharus ustulatus isolate bCatUst1 chromosome 9, bCatUst1.pri.v2, whole genome shotgun sequence DNA encodes the following proteins:
- the PDC gene encoding phosducin gives MEENANTSLEEDFEGQASHTGPKGVINDWRKFKLESEDGDSLPPSKKEMLRQMSSPHRSFSRDDKDTRERFCRKMSMQEYELIHATQEDESCLQQYRKRCMQDMHQRLSFGPKFGFLCELQNGEQFLEAVEKEHKTTTVIVHIYEDGVKGCEALNSSLTCLAAEYPTVKFCKIKASSTGAGDRFSSEVLPSLLVYKAGELLSNFISVSEQFNEEFFAVDVEAFLNEYGLLPERELPALGNGTDEPDVE, from the exons atggaagaaaatgccAACACCAGCTTGGAAGAAGACTTTGAAGGACAGGCATCACACACAG GGCCCAAAGGTGTGATCAATGACTGGAGGAAGTTCAAATTAGAGAGCGAAGATGGAGATTCCTTACCCCCGAGTAAGAAAGAAATGCTTAGACAAATGTCTTCACCACACAGATCTTTCAGCAGAGATGATAAAGACACCAGAGAGAGATTCTGCCGTAAG ATGAGCATGCAGGAGTACGAGCTGATTCATGCCACGCAGGAGGACGAGAGCTGCCTACAGCAGTACCGCAAGCGCTGCATGCAGGACATGCACCAGCGGCTCAGCTTTGGGCCCAAGTTTGGCTTCCTGTGCGAGCTGCAGAACGGGGAACAGTTCCTGGAGGCCGTGGAGAAGGAGCACAAAACCACCACGGTCATCGTGCACATTTACGAGGACGGCGTCAAGGGCTGTGAGGCCCTCAACAGCAGCCTGACCTGCCTGGCAGCCGAGTACCCCACCGTCAAGTTCTGCAAGATCAAGGCCTCCAGCACGGGTGCCGGGGATCGCTTCTCCAGCGAGGTGCTCCCCTCCCTACTGGTCTACaaggcaggggagctcctgAGCAATTTCATTAGTGTTTCTGAACAGTTCAATGAGGAGTTTTTTGCTGTGGATGTGGAGGCTTTCCTAAATGAGTATGGGCTGCTACCTGAGAGGGAGCTTCCGGCGCTGGGAAATGGTACAGATGAGCCAGATGTTGAATAA